A window of Chaetodon auriga isolate fChaAug3 chromosome 2, fChaAug3.hap1, whole genome shotgun sequence contains these coding sequences:
- the r3hdm2 gene encoding R3H domain-containing protein 2 isoform X5, with amino-acid sequence MSVSLTTDIQQEGESGPLIEPCSRGKTSPQPQGTKEGTGEGLEPEDSSPQDAQKRAPNHSHGRKRAKSNAKLKLVRSLAVCEESSGPFSNDGPPESDIIQLHISCPSDKEEEKSSKDEYENEEKEKKDKTPRKMLSRDSSQEYTDSTGIDVHEFLVNTLKNNPRDRMMLLKLEQDILEFINDDNNQYKKFPQMTSYHRMLLHRVAAYFGMDHNVDQTGKAVIINKTGNTRIPEQRFSEHIKDERNMDFQKKFILKRDDASMDKDDNQIRVPLQDGRRSKSIEEREEEYQRVRDRIFARESSQNGYINDNRGNRESSSRASSSRQSSTDSDMKCLEPRPWSSTDSDSSNRTLRPPVTKASSFSGISILTRGDSLGSSKGSQGSCKGSRSGLPLVSPDVCPPPAASQSSRSLLPCPSQQPQPQPPPQTALLPTPQQHPMGNHMIAQPVPSLQPSQPVSYSSPSCPQVLLPVSPPQQYTMGEELAPQFSQMTLSRQGSSENPEPPPMYQAAPTVLSQHPPPQTGYIMATTGQPMPPPSGYQPATGHPHPPPPPPPPSQPVMQAPPPPQGYMQPPPPQQIQVSYYPPGQYPSSGQQYRVPQPMSHQVSYPAQRTQPIPQPTQQSGLQTMMPSQQPSYQSIMGVQQPQNPGLLNSQRAGMGGQMQSIMVQYPQMPSYQVPVASENQQVVQQQYQQQVMVPVSQSVQGPMPVYYSVITPTQQNSTSPSVGYLQPPSSEQYQITQSPSPCNPQQLQQQYSGVPPPGPGVMVMQLSVPNGPQPSQNPPLVQWNPCKYYSIEQRPGKPGELYKPDNTPQASTQLTSPLASPTQSPTPSPSGSVSSVCPGLGPLPLISQFPRPGGPAQGDGRYSLLGQPLQYSLCPPPLMHGQSSYSSHQGQGGMKHGARGKKQTLKSASTDLGTTDVVVSRILEVTDLPEGISRPEAEKLFNQLSMCGAKIQWLKEPQGGRGGAGGCGPCPGAGPSGHGAAAGAGPGAIAGAKCDGSDPAHLYTVVAVFPSTMAAQSASFKLNNSGASLFKLRAAKKNYDLRVLERASSQ; translated from the exons ATGTCAGTGAGCCTGACAACAGACAtccagcaggagggagagagtgggcCACTCATTGAGCCCTGCAGTCGAGGCAAGACCTCCCCTCAACCACAGGGCACCAAGGAAGGGACAGGAGAGGGCCTGGAGCCTGAGGATAGCTCCCCACAGGATGCACAG AAACGAGCTCCTAATCACAGCCATGGCAGGAAAAGGGCCAAG TCTAATGCCAAACTGAAGCTGGTACGGAGTCTGGCAGTGTGTGAGGAGTCCTCTGGTCCGTTCTCCAATGATGGGCCTCCAGAATCG GATATTATCCAGCTTCACATCAGCTGTCCATCAgacaaggaagaagagaagTCGTCAAAGGATGAGTATGAAaatgaagagaaggagaagaaggacaagACTCCGCGAAAGATGTTATCACGTG ACTCCAGTCAGGAATACACTGACTCCACGGGCATCGATGTTCATGAGTTTCTGgtcaacacactgaaaaacaatccCAG GGATCGAATGATGCTGCTCAAACTAGAACAAGATATCCTGGAGTTCATTAATGACGACAA TAACCAGTACAAGAAATTTCCTCAGATGACTTCTTATCATCGTATGCTGCTGCACCGTGTGGCTGCCTACTTTGGCATGGACCACAATGTGGATCAGACAGGCAAGGCCGTCATCATCAACAAGACGGGCAACACACGCAT CCCAGAACAACGGTTCTCTGAACACATCAAGGATGAACGTAACATGGACTTCCAGAAGAAATTCATCCTGAAGAGAGATGATGCCAGCATGGACAAGGATGATAATCAG ATCCGTGTGCCACTGCAGGACGGGCGACGTAGCAAGTCCATtgaagagcgagaggaagagTATCAGCGGGTACGAGACCGGATCTTTGCCCGAGAA TCTTCTCAAAATGGATACATCAACGACAACAG AGGGAACCGTGAGAGCTCCAGCCGGGCATCTAGCAGTCgtcaaagcagcacagacagtgacATGAAGTGCCTGGAGCCACGGCCCTGGAGCAGCACCGACTCAGACAGCTCCAATCGCACCCTCCGGCCGCCCGTCACTAAGGCTAGCAGCTTCTCTGGCATCTCCATTCTTACCAGAGGGGATAGCCTTGGCAGCAGCAAAGGCTCACAGGGAAGCTGCAAAGGCTCTCGCTCTG GTCTGCCCCTAGTCAGTCCTGATGTgtgtcctccacctgcagcctccCAGTCTAGCCGTAGCCTACTTCCCTGCCCATCACAACAGCCGCAGCCCCAGCCTCCGCCTCAGACTGCCCTGCTGCCCACTCCACAGCAACACCCCATGGGCAACCACATGATTGCTCAG CCGGTGCCGTCTCTGCAGCCCTCTCAGCCTGTCTCCTACTCCAGCCCCTCCTGCCCCCAGGTTCTCCTGCCAGTTTCTCCTCCCCAGCAGTACACAATG GGAGAAGAGCTGGCACCCCAGTTCAGCCAGATGACGCTGAGTCGGCAGGGCTCCAGCGAGAACCCTGAGCCTCCCCCCATGTATCAGGCTGCTCCCACAGTGCTGTCCCAGCACCCCCCTCCTCAGACCGGCTACATCATGGCTACCACGGGTCAGCCTATGCCGCCTCCGTCTGGCTACCAGCCTGCCACTGGACACCcccatcctccacctccaccacctcctccatcacagcCCGTCATGCAGGCTCCTCCACCCCCACAAGGCTACATGCAGCCCCCTCCACCTCAACAG aTACAGGTGTCGTATTACCCTCCTGGTCAGTATCCCAGCTCAGGCCAGCAGTATCGTGTGCCCCAGCCCATGTCCCACCAGGTGTCTTATCCTGCCCAGCGCACACAACCCATACCTCAGCCCACACAGCAGTCAG GTCTCCAGACCATGATGCCCAGCCAGCAGCCGAGCTACCAGAGTATAATGGGTGTGCAGCAGCCCCAAAACCCTGGTCTGCTCAATTCCCAGAGGGCAGGCATGGGAGGACAAATGCAAAGCATAATGGTTCAGTACCCACAGATGCCATCATATCAG GTACCAGTGGCAAGTGAAAATCAGcaggtggtgcagcagcagtaCCAGCAGCAGGTGATGGTACCAGTCAGCCAGTCTGTCCAGGGACCCATGCCTGTATACTACAGTGTtatcacacccacacagcagaATAGCACAAG CCCATCAGTAGGTTACCTGCAGCCCCCCAGCTCTGAGCAGTATCAGATCACACAGTCGCCGTCCCCATGCAACCCTCAGCAGTTGCAGCAGCAATATTCAG GAGTACCGCCTCCTGGGCCCGGGGTGATGGTCATGCAGCTCAGCGTCCCCAATGGACCACAGCCTTCCCAGAACCCTCCTCTGGTCCAGTGGAACCCATGCAAGTACTACAGCATAGAGCAGAGGCCCGGCAAGCCAGGAGAACTCTACAAACCTGACAACACTCCACAG GCCAGTACCCAGCTGACGAGTCCCCTGGCCTCCCCCACTCAGTCTCCCACCCCTTCTCCCTCCGGCAGCGTCAGCAGCGTCTGTCCAGGCCTGGGACCATTACCCCTCATTTCCCAGTTTCCCCGGCCAGGAGGACCAGCTCAAG GTGACGGACGCTACTCTCTGTTGGGGCAGCCTCTCCAGTACAGCCTGTGTCCCCCTCCCCTCATGCATGGCCAGTCCTCCTACAGCTCCCATCAG GGCCAAGGAGGAATGAAACACGGGGCAcgagggaaaaaacaaacactcaaatCTGCATCAACAGATCTGGGCACAACTGATGTTG TGGTGAGTCGAATACTCGAGGTAACGGACCTGCCAGAGGGGATTTCACGTCCAGAGGCTGAGAAGCTTTTCAACCAGCTGTCGATGTGCGGTGCCAAGATCCAGTGGCTGAAGGAGCCTCAAGGAGgccgaggaggagcaggtggctGTGGCCCCTGTCCTGGTGCAGGGCCTTCTGGCCACGGAGCCGCCGCTGGGGCCGGCCCCGGGGCCATCGCGGGTGCCAAGTGCGACGGCAGCGACCCTGCTCACCTCTACACAGTAGTGGCAGTGTTTCCCAGCACCATGGCTGCCCAGAGTGCTTCCTTCAAACTTAACAACAGCGGGGCCAGCCTCTTCAAACTGAGGGCCGCCAAAAAGAACTATGACCTGCGTGTGTTGGAGAGAGCCAGTTctcagtga
- the r3hdm2 gene encoding R3H domain-containing protein 2 isoform X8 — protein sequence MSVSLTTDIQQEGESGPLIEPCSRGKTSPQPQGTKEGTGEGLEPEDSSPQDAQKRAPNHSHGRKRAKSNAKLKLVRSLAVCEESSGPFSNDGPPESDIIQLHISCPSDKEEEKSSKDEYENEEKEKKDKTPRKMLSRDSSQEYTDSTGIDVHEFLVNTLKNNPRDRMMLLKLEQDILEFINDDNNQYKKFPQMTSYHRMLLHRVAAYFGMDHNVDQTGKAVIINKTGNTRIPEQRFSEHIKDERNMDFQKKFILKRDDASMDKDDNQIRVPLQDGRRSKSIEEREEEYQRVRDRIFAREVSFFLQSSQNGYINDNRGNRESSSRASSSRQSSTDSDMKCLEPRPWSSTDSDSSNRTLRPPVTKASSFSGISILTRGDSLGSSKGSQGSCKGSRSGLPLVSPDVCPPPAASQSSRSLLPCPSQQPQPQPPPQTALLPTPQQHPMGNHMIAQGEELAPQFSQMTLSRQGSSENPEPPPMYQAAPTVLSQHPPPQTGYIMATTGQPMPPPSGYQPATGHPHPPPPPPPPSQPVMQAPPPPQGYMQPPPPQQIQVSYYPPGQYPSSGQQYRVPQPMSHQVSYPAQRTQPIPQPTQQSGLQTMMPSQQPSYQSIMGVQQPQNPGLLNSQRAGMGGQMQSIMVQYPQMPSYQVPVASENQQVVQQQYQQQVMVPVSQSVQGPMPVYYSVITPTQQNSTSPSVGYLQPPSSEQYQITQSPSPCNPQQLQQQYSGVPPPGPGVMVMQLSVPNGPQPSQNPPLVQWNPCKYYSIEQRPGKPGELYKPDNTPQASTQLTSPLASPTQSPTPSPSGSVSSVCPGLGPLPLISQFPRPGGPAQGDGRYSLLGQPLQYSLCPPPLMHGQSSYSSHQGQGGMKHGARGKKQTLKSASTDLGTTDVVVSRILEVTDLPEGISRPEAEKLFNQLSMCGAKIQWLKEPQGGRGGAGGCGPCPGAGPSGHGAAAGAGPGAIAGAKCDGSDPAHLYTVVAVFPSTMAAQSASFKLNNSGASLFKLRAAKKNYDLRVLERASSQ from the exons ATGTCAGTGAGCCTGACAACAGACAtccagcaggagggagagagtgggcCACTCATTGAGCCCTGCAGTCGAGGCAAGACCTCCCCTCAACCACAGGGCACCAAGGAAGGGACAGGAGAGGGCCTGGAGCCTGAGGATAGCTCCCCACAGGATGCACAG AAACGAGCTCCTAATCACAGCCATGGCAGGAAAAGGGCCAAG TCTAATGCCAAACTGAAGCTGGTACGGAGTCTGGCAGTGTGTGAGGAGTCCTCTGGTCCGTTCTCCAATGATGGGCCTCCAGAATCG GATATTATCCAGCTTCACATCAGCTGTCCATCAgacaaggaagaagagaagTCGTCAAAGGATGAGTATGAAaatgaagagaaggagaagaaggacaagACTCCGCGAAAGATGTTATCACGTG ACTCCAGTCAGGAATACACTGACTCCACGGGCATCGATGTTCATGAGTTTCTGgtcaacacactgaaaaacaatccCAG GGATCGAATGATGCTGCTCAAACTAGAACAAGATATCCTGGAGTTCATTAATGACGACAA TAACCAGTACAAGAAATTTCCTCAGATGACTTCTTATCATCGTATGCTGCTGCACCGTGTGGCTGCCTACTTTGGCATGGACCACAATGTGGATCAGACAGGCAAGGCCGTCATCATCAACAAGACGGGCAACACACGCAT CCCAGAACAACGGTTCTCTGAACACATCAAGGATGAACGTAACATGGACTTCCAGAAGAAATTCATCCTGAAGAGAGATGATGCCAGCATGGACAAGGATGATAATCAG ATCCGTGTGCCACTGCAGGACGGGCGACGTAGCAAGTCCATtgaagagcgagaggaagagTATCAGCGGGTACGAGACCGGATCTTTGCCCGAGAA GTGTCCTTTTTTTTACAGTCTTCTCAAAATGGATACATCAACGACAACAG AGGGAACCGTGAGAGCTCCAGCCGGGCATCTAGCAGTCgtcaaagcagcacagacagtgacATGAAGTGCCTGGAGCCACGGCCCTGGAGCAGCACCGACTCAGACAGCTCCAATCGCACCCTCCGGCCGCCCGTCACTAAGGCTAGCAGCTTCTCTGGCATCTCCATTCTTACCAGAGGGGATAGCCTTGGCAGCAGCAAAGGCTCACAGGGAAGCTGCAAAGGCTCTCGCTCTG GTCTGCCCCTAGTCAGTCCTGATGTgtgtcctccacctgcagcctccCAGTCTAGCCGTAGCCTACTTCCCTGCCCATCACAACAGCCGCAGCCCCAGCCTCCGCCTCAGACTGCCCTGCTGCCCACTCCACAGCAACACCCCATGGGCAACCACATGATTGCTCAG GGAGAAGAGCTGGCACCCCAGTTCAGCCAGATGACGCTGAGTCGGCAGGGCTCCAGCGAGAACCCTGAGCCTCCCCCCATGTATCAGGCTGCTCCCACAGTGCTGTCCCAGCACCCCCCTCCTCAGACCGGCTACATCATGGCTACCACGGGTCAGCCTATGCCGCCTCCGTCTGGCTACCAGCCTGCCACTGGACACCcccatcctccacctccaccacctcctccatcacagcCCGTCATGCAGGCTCCTCCACCCCCACAAGGCTACATGCAGCCCCCTCCACCTCAACAG aTACAGGTGTCGTATTACCCTCCTGGTCAGTATCCCAGCTCAGGCCAGCAGTATCGTGTGCCCCAGCCCATGTCCCACCAGGTGTCTTATCCTGCCCAGCGCACACAACCCATACCTCAGCCCACACAGCAGTCAG GTCTCCAGACCATGATGCCCAGCCAGCAGCCGAGCTACCAGAGTATAATGGGTGTGCAGCAGCCCCAAAACCCTGGTCTGCTCAATTCCCAGAGGGCAGGCATGGGAGGACAAATGCAAAGCATAATGGTTCAGTACCCACAGATGCCATCATATCAG GTACCAGTGGCAAGTGAAAATCAGcaggtggtgcagcagcagtaCCAGCAGCAGGTGATGGTACCAGTCAGCCAGTCTGTCCAGGGACCCATGCCTGTATACTACAGTGTtatcacacccacacagcagaATAGCACAAG CCCATCAGTAGGTTACCTGCAGCCCCCCAGCTCTGAGCAGTATCAGATCACACAGTCGCCGTCCCCATGCAACCCTCAGCAGTTGCAGCAGCAATATTCAG GAGTACCGCCTCCTGGGCCCGGGGTGATGGTCATGCAGCTCAGCGTCCCCAATGGACCACAGCCTTCCCAGAACCCTCCTCTGGTCCAGTGGAACCCATGCAAGTACTACAGCATAGAGCAGAGGCCCGGCAAGCCAGGAGAACTCTACAAACCTGACAACACTCCACAG GCCAGTACCCAGCTGACGAGTCCCCTGGCCTCCCCCACTCAGTCTCCCACCCCTTCTCCCTCCGGCAGCGTCAGCAGCGTCTGTCCAGGCCTGGGACCATTACCCCTCATTTCCCAGTTTCCCCGGCCAGGAGGACCAGCTCAAG GTGACGGACGCTACTCTCTGTTGGGGCAGCCTCTCCAGTACAGCCTGTGTCCCCCTCCCCTCATGCATGGCCAGTCCTCCTACAGCTCCCATCAG GGCCAAGGAGGAATGAAACACGGGGCAcgagggaaaaaacaaacactcaaatCTGCATCAACAGATCTGGGCACAACTGATGTTG TGGTGAGTCGAATACTCGAGGTAACGGACCTGCCAGAGGGGATTTCACGTCCAGAGGCTGAGAAGCTTTTCAACCAGCTGTCGATGTGCGGTGCCAAGATCCAGTGGCTGAAGGAGCCTCAAGGAGgccgaggaggagcaggtggctGTGGCCCCTGTCCTGGTGCAGGGCCTTCTGGCCACGGAGCCGCCGCTGGGGCCGGCCCCGGGGCCATCGCGGGTGCCAAGTGCGACGGCAGCGACCCTGCTCACCTCTACACAGTAGTGGCAGTGTTTCCCAGCACCATGGCTGCCCAGAGTGCTTCCTTCAAACTTAACAACAGCGGGGCCAGCCTCTTCAAACTGAGGGCCGCCAAAAAGAACTATGACCTGCGTGTGTTGGAGAGAGCCAGTTctcagtga
- the r3hdm2 gene encoding R3H domain-containing protein 2 isoform X9 → MSVSLTTDIQQEGESGPLIEPCSRGKTSPQPQGTKEGTGEGLEPEDSSPQDAQKRAPNHSHGRKRAKSNAKLKLVRSLAVCEESSGPFSNDGPPESDIIQLHISCPSDKEEEKSSKDEYENEEKEKKDKTPRKMLSRDSSQEYTDSTGIDVHEFLVNTLKNNPRDRMMLLKLEQDILEFINDDNNQYKKFPQMTSYHRMLLHRVAAYFGMDHNVDQTGKAVIINKTGNTRIPEQRFSEHIKDERNMDFQKKFILKRDDASMDKDDNQIRVPLQDGRRSKSIEEREEEYQRVRDRIFARESSQNGYINDNRGNRESSSRASSSRQSSTDSDMKCLEPRPWSSTDSDSSNRTLRPPVTKASSFSGISILTRGDSLGSSKGSQGSCKGSRSGLPLVSPDVCPPPAASQSSRSLLPCPSQQPQPQPPPQTALLPTPQQHPMGNHMIAQGEELAPQFSQMTLSRQGSSENPEPPPMYQAAPTVLSQHPPPQTGYIMATTGQPMPPPSGYQPATGHPHPPPPPPPPSQPVMQAPPPPQGYMQPPPPQQIQVSYYPPGQYPSSGQQYRVPQPMSHQVSYPAQRTQPIPQPTQQSGLQTMMPSQQPSYQSIMGVQQPQNPGLLNSQRAGMGGQMQSIMVQYPQMPSYQVPVASENQQVVQQQYQQQVMVPVSQSVQGPMPVYYSVITPTQQNSTSPSVGYLQPPSSEQYQITQSPSPCNPQQLQQQYSGVPPPGPGVMVMQLSVPNGPQPSQNPPLVQWNPCKYYSIEQRPGKPGELYKPDNTPQASTQLTSPLASPTQSPTPSPSGSVSSVCPGLGPLPLISQFPRPGGPAQGDGRYSLLGQPLQYSLCPPPLMHGQSSYSSHQGQGGMKHGARGKKQTLKSASTDLGTTDVVVSRILEVTDLPEGISRPEAEKLFNQLSMCGAKIQWLKEPQGGRGGAGGCGPCPGAGPSGHGAAAGAGPGAIAGAKCDGSDPAHLYTVVAVFPSTMAAQSASFKLNNSGASLFKLRAAKKNYDLRVLERASSQ, encoded by the exons ATGTCAGTGAGCCTGACAACAGACAtccagcaggagggagagagtgggcCACTCATTGAGCCCTGCAGTCGAGGCAAGACCTCCCCTCAACCACAGGGCACCAAGGAAGGGACAGGAGAGGGCCTGGAGCCTGAGGATAGCTCCCCACAGGATGCACAG AAACGAGCTCCTAATCACAGCCATGGCAGGAAAAGGGCCAAG TCTAATGCCAAACTGAAGCTGGTACGGAGTCTGGCAGTGTGTGAGGAGTCCTCTGGTCCGTTCTCCAATGATGGGCCTCCAGAATCG GATATTATCCAGCTTCACATCAGCTGTCCATCAgacaaggaagaagagaagTCGTCAAAGGATGAGTATGAAaatgaagagaaggagaagaaggacaagACTCCGCGAAAGATGTTATCACGTG ACTCCAGTCAGGAATACACTGACTCCACGGGCATCGATGTTCATGAGTTTCTGgtcaacacactgaaaaacaatccCAG GGATCGAATGATGCTGCTCAAACTAGAACAAGATATCCTGGAGTTCATTAATGACGACAA TAACCAGTACAAGAAATTTCCTCAGATGACTTCTTATCATCGTATGCTGCTGCACCGTGTGGCTGCCTACTTTGGCATGGACCACAATGTGGATCAGACAGGCAAGGCCGTCATCATCAACAAGACGGGCAACACACGCAT CCCAGAACAACGGTTCTCTGAACACATCAAGGATGAACGTAACATGGACTTCCAGAAGAAATTCATCCTGAAGAGAGATGATGCCAGCATGGACAAGGATGATAATCAG ATCCGTGTGCCACTGCAGGACGGGCGACGTAGCAAGTCCATtgaagagcgagaggaagagTATCAGCGGGTACGAGACCGGATCTTTGCCCGAGAA TCTTCTCAAAATGGATACATCAACGACAACAG AGGGAACCGTGAGAGCTCCAGCCGGGCATCTAGCAGTCgtcaaagcagcacagacagtgacATGAAGTGCCTGGAGCCACGGCCCTGGAGCAGCACCGACTCAGACAGCTCCAATCGCACCCTCCGGCCGCCCGTCACTAAGGCTAGCAGCTTCTCTGGCATCTCCATTCTTACCAGAGGGGATAGCCTTGGCAGCAGCAAAGGCTCACAGGGAAGCTGCAAAGGCTCTCGCTCTG GTCTGCCCCTAGTCAGTCCTGATGTgtgtcctccacctgcagcctccCAGTCTAGCCGTAGCCTACTTCCCTGCCCATCACAACAGCCGCAGCCCCAGCCTCCGCCTCAGACTGCCCTGCTGCCCACTCCACAGCAACACCCCATGGGCAACCACATGATTGCTCAG GGAGAAGAGCTGGCACCCCAGTTCAGCCAGATGACGCTGAGTCGGCAGGGCTCCAGCGAGAACCCTGAGCCTCCCCCCATGTATCAGGCTGCTCCCACAGTGCTGTCCCAGCACCCCCCTCCTCAGACCGGCTACATCATGGCTACCACGGGTCAGCCTATGCCGCCTCCGTCTGGCTACCAGCCTGCCACTGGACACCcccatcctccacctccaccacctcctccatcacagcCCGTCATGCAGGCTCCTCCACCCCCACAAGGCTACATGCAGCCCCCTCCACCTCAACAG aTACAGGTGTCGTATTACCCTCCTGGTCAGTATCCCAGCTCAGGCCAGCAGTATCGTGTGCCCCAGCCCATGTCCCACCAGGTGTCTTATCCTGCCCAGCGCACACAACCCATACCTCAGCCCACACAGCAGTCAG GTCTCCAGACCATGATGCCCAGCCAGCAGCCGAGCTACCAGAGTATAATGGGTGTGCAGCAGCCCCAAAACCCTGGTCTGCTCAATTCCCAGAGGGCAGGCATGGGAGGACAAATGCAAAGCATAATGGTTCAGTACCCACAGATGCCATCATATCAG GTACCAGTGGCAAGTGAAAATCAGcaggtggtgcagcagcagtaCCAGCAGCAGGTGATGGTACCAGTCAGCCAGTCTGTCCAGGGACCCATGCCTGTATACTACAGTGTtatcacacccacacagcagaATAGCACAAG CCCATCAGTAGGTTACCTGCAGCCCCCCAGCTCTGAGCAGTATCAGATCACACAGTCGCCGTCCCCATGCAACCCTCAGCAGTTGCAGCAGCAATATTCAG GAGTACCGCCTCCTGGGCCCGGGGTGATGGTCATGCAGCTCAGCGTCCCCAATGGACCACAGCCTTCCCAGAACCCTCCTCTGGTCCAGTGGAACCCATGCAAGTACTACAGCATAGAGCAGAGGCCCGGCAAGCCAGGAGAACTCTACAAACCTGACAACACTCCACAG GCCAGTACCCAGCTGACGAGTCCCCTGGCCTCCCCCACTCAGTCTCCCACCCCTTCTCCCTCCGGCAGCGTCAGCAGCGTCTGTCCAGGCCTGGGACCATTACCCCTCATTTCCCAGTTTCCCCGGCCAGGAGGACCAGCTCAAG GTGACGGACGCTACTCTCTGTTGGGGCAGCCTCTCCAGTACAGCCTGTGTCCCCCTCCCCTCATGCATGGCCAGTCCTCCTACAGCTCCCATCAG GGCCAAGGAGGAATGAAACACGGGGCAcgagggaaaaaacaaacactcaaatCTGCATCAACAGATCTGGGCACAACTGATGTTG TGGTGAGTCGAATACTCGAGGTAACGGACCTGCCAGAGGGGATTTCACGTCCAGAGGCTGAGAAGCTTTTCAACCAGCTGTCGATGTGCGGTGCCAAGATCCAGTGGCTGAAGGAGCCTCAAGGAGgccgaggaggagcaggtggctGTGGCCCCTGTCCTGGTGCAGGGCCTTCTGGCCACGGAGCCGCCGCTGGGGCCGGCCCCGGGGCCATCGCGGGTGCCAAGTGCGACGGCAGCGACCCTGCTCACCTCTACACAGTAGTGGCAGTGTTTCCCAGCACCATGGCTGCCCAGAGTGCTTCCTTCAAACTTAACAACAGCGGGGCCAGCCTCTTCAAACTGAGGGCCGCCAAAAAGAACTATGACCTGCGTGTGTTGGAGAGAGCCAGTTctcagtga